One genomic segment of Reichenbachiella ulvae includes these proteins:
- a CDS encoding SusD/RagB family nutrient-binding outer membrane lipoprotein: MSDQNADVGEGFEGVWPGIDAGLAPSALTAPENFVQNNSRMNTTLRGEFNGDNARSWTIMPIAEVWFLRAEGALNGWNIGKTGSRSLRRRLVVLNTGIKLIEHLPCFKRSQPSGRYQLAWGDGKCTDCRKSNCSKIHWWIA, encoded by the coding sequence TTGTCTGATCAAAATGCAGATGTAGGCGAAGGGTTTGAAGGTGTTTGGCCTGGAATTGATGCAGGTCTTGCTCCATCAGCATTGACTGCACCAGAGAATTTTGTACAAAACAACTCTAGAATGAATACAACATTGAGAGGTGAGTTCAATGGCGACAATGCTAGAAGCTGGACCATCATGCCAATTGCTGAAGTATGGTTCTTGAGAGCCGAAGGAGCTTTGAATGGTTGGAATATTGGCAAGACCGGCTCAAGAAGCTTACGAAGAAGGCTAGTTGTCTTGAATACTGGGATTAAGCTCATCGAGCACTTACCTTGCTTCAAACGAAGTCAACCAAGTGGACGGTATCAGCTGGCTTGGGGCGATGGCAAGTGTACTGATTGTAGAAAAAGTAATTGCTCAAAAATTCATTGGTGGATAGCCTGA
- a CDS encoding SusD/RagB family nutrient-binding outer membrane lipoprotein → MFSDAIYQGDLTKWTLFANSLRLRLAMRISGVERCIG, encoded by the coding sequence ATGTTTAGCGATGCCATCTATCAGGGAGATTTGACCAAGTGGACTTTGTTTGCCAACTCTCTAAGACTGAGATTGGCGATGAGAATATCTGGAGTAGAACGCTGCATTGGCTAA